CTATATACTGCCGGGCCACACTGTCCGGTCTTTTTTCATCTTCTCCAAACCTGTCAGTTTTCTCTCTATTCTCTTTAATTACTAAATAATTTGGAATTCCATAAGTGTTTTCAGTTTCCTTCATTGAAGGGATAATCATTTTTCTTACAGGGCAACAAGGATCGTCTCTATCCATAAGAGAAGCATAGTATGGTGTTGTTCCCCATCTCATTTTTAATGTATTTATCGCATCCTCTTCGTCAGGAGTAATATTTATATATTGTCTCAGTTTTTCTATAGTATCAACCTGGTCTCTAATCTGTTCCTGCCATTGTCCGTCTTCCTGCCAGGGTTCTTTTCTAAATTTGTACATTTGCCTCTTTCAAAATTATTATACAGCTAATAGGTAAACGGTATTCTTTGCATTTCTCAATTTTCAAAATGTCACGGATTATACTGTAATTTCTTAAAAATGTCTTTAAAAAATCTGACTTTTCTTACTATATTTAGTGGAAAAAACGTGTATGTAAGATTTTTACAGCATGTTATGGTTTGCGCTTCAGTAGAGAGTTATAGGTCTGTATTGCGTTGTCAGACGTTCAAAAACATAGTAGACTCGTCGAGTGTTGCCCTCTTGTTCTACTTGTAAATAGTTAATGTAATACCTGGCATTAAAATAATTAATGAATGATTTCTGGACGACTTCTCGCCATTTGCGTGCAGTTTGTATGTTTAAGCCCTTAATTTTTTCAATATCATCCGGTATTTCCAGCAGTAGCTTATCAGCTGTCTGTGATAAATCCGGATCTTGAGGGATAAGCAGGCCCTGCTTATCATGTTCTGTTCTATTAATTTTAACACCATTTACACTTCTCTTCTTTACCGTGTCATGATCATGTCCGCCAATAATGGTATTAACTTTATCACTGACAAGCCACCATTCAGCAAGAAGGCGGTCTGTACCCAACCCGCTATGTAGTTTACTTGAAGAGCTCTCTCCATACAGATTAATATCGTAACTGCAGGCTATGGCTCCGAGCTTGTTAATATTCAGGTGGGCGTTCCTGGATTGCAGTGGATCAAAAGTCCATGTTATAAGATCTATATTGCGGCTCAGGGCATCTTCTCGTTGTGCTAACTTCAATTTGTAGCCTATGTTATGATTGCGATATTCTGGAAGGACCGCAAGCAGATGTGAATGTTGGGACGGTCTTTCATAATGGATTGCTGGAACACCAAATACAAAACCTACCATTTTACTCTCATCAAAAGCTCCCATTGCAAACCCGCCATGTTTGCATAATATCCTCATGAATCTTGGAGGTATTATATCACTTTTGTTGAATTTCCATACTGCTTCCTGCAGGCCTTCACAAGGGGTTAAATCTTCAAGCGTTTTTAATTGTTTATACGTAATAGACATTTGTCACTTCCGTTTACTCATTGTTAAAGCATATTATATGTGGACCTCATGGCAGGCGACTTGATGACCTTCCGAAATTATCCTCAGCTCAGGTATTTCTATCTTGCATCTTTCTACCATTATAGGGCAACGGGTATGAAAGCAACAGCCGGATGGAGGTGAAGAAGGAGATGGAATATCACCTTTCAGCAATTCCCTCTTCTTACGTTTGCCCGGCGTAATTTCTGGAATGGCAGAGAACAATGCCCTGGTATATGGATGTCTGGGATCTGAGAAAAGAGTGTCCCTGTCTGTCAACTCCATGATCTTGCCCAGATACATTACCGCGATCCGGTCCGCAATATGTTCAACTACTGAAAGGTTGTGTGCAATGAAGAGATAGCTTAGATTAAACGCCCTCTTTAAATCCGTAAGTAGATTCAATACCTGGGCCTGGACCGAAACGTCTAACGCCGATACTGCTTCATCACAAATAATAAAGTCTGGATTAAGAGAGAGTGCTCGTGCAATTCCTATTCGCTGCCGCTGCCCGCCGGAGAATTCATGGGGATGGCGTTTCATATAATCTGGAGATAACCCAACTTTTTTTAATAATTCCGCGCTCTTCTCACGTCTCTGGGCAGATGTTCCAATACGATGAATTATTAAGCCTTCTGAAATTAATTGTCCAACTGTCATGCGTGGGTTTAAAGAAGAAAAAGGGTCCTGAAAAACAATCTGCATTTTTTTTCGCAAATTAAAAAGAGATTTCCTGTCAGCAGTAAGAACATTCGTACCATTAAAATTGACACTGCCCTCAGTAGCTGGAATTAACCTTAAAATAGTCCTGCCTATTGTAGTTTTGCCGCAGCCTGATTCACCGACCAGTGCCAGCACCTCTCCCCTGCCAATATCAAAGCTCACTCCATCAACGGCCTTGACATGGCTGGTAGTTCTGGAAAACATTCCTTTCTTCGTAGTGAAGTATGTTTTTAGTCCTTTTACCTCCAGAAGATTCATTTTTCCTCCTCATATAAAAAGCAGGAAACATAATGATCAGTGCCGACTTCCGTTATTCCAGGGTCCTTCTTTCGGCAGATATCCATGACCTGAGTACAACGGTCAGCAAAATGACAGCCTTTTGGATAATTCTGAGGTTTCGGTACCTGGCCCGGAATCTCATTTAATCTGTCCACCCGGTTTCCCAGTTGTGGGACGGCCTCTATAAGGCCCTGTGTGTAAGGATGTTTAGGGTTCTGGAATACTTCAATAACTCTGGCTTTCTCGACTACCTTGGAGGCATACATTACCAGGACCTCGTCAGCTACCTCAGCTACCACCGCCAGATCGTGAGTAATCAACAAAATAGACATCCCTTCGGTTGATTGGAGGTGCTGTAAAAGATCAAGTATCTGCGCCTGAATTGTCACATCAAGAGCCGTGGTCGGTTCATCTGCTATCAGAACATCCGGGTTGCAGCTCAGGGCCATTGCTATCATGACTCGTTGCTTCATGCCTCCTGACATCTGGTGAGGATATTCATCAACTCGCTTTTCAGCATCAGGAATCCCAACTTTTGTAAGCATTTTGATGGCACGCTTCCTGGCCTCCTTTGGTTTAACCTGTTGGTGAATCACTATTGCTTCAATGATCTGATTGCCGATAGTATAAACAGGATTGAGTGAGGTCATTGGCTCCTGAAATATCATGGCTATTTCATTACCACGGATGTTACGCATCTCGTTTTCTGTCAGCTTGACGAGGTTTTTCCCTTTGTAAAGGATCTCTCCGCTTTCCACTTTTCCAGGAGGCATCGGGATCAGACGCATGACAGTATATGCTGTCACAGATT
This portion of the Candidatus Scalindua japonica genome encodes:
- a CDS encoding GNAT family N-acetyltransferase codes for the protein MSITYKQLKTLEDLTPCEGLQEAVWKFNKSDIIPPRFMRILCKHGGFAMGAFDESKMVGFVFGVPAIHYERPSQHSHLLAVLPEYRNHNIGYKLKLAQREDALSRNIDLITWTFDPLQSRNAHLNINKLGAIACSYDINLYGESSSSKLHSGLGTDRLLAEWWLVSDKVNTIIGGHDHDTVKKRSVNGVKINRTEHDKQGLLIPQDPDLSQTADKLLLEIPDDIEKIKGLNIQTARKWREVVQKSFINYFNARYYINYLQVEQEGNTRRVYYVFERLTTQYRPITLY
- a CDS encoding ABC transporter ATP-binding protein gives rise to the protein MNLLEVKGLKTYFTTKKGMFSRTTSHVKAVDGVSFDIGRGEVLALVGESGCGKTTIGRTILRLIPATEGSVNFNGTNVLTADRKSLFNLRKKMQIVFQDPFSSLNPRMTVGQLISEGLIIHRIGTSAQRREKSAELLKKVGLSPDYMKRHPHEFSGGQRQRIGIARALSLNPDFIICDEAVSALDVSVQAQVLNLLTDLKRAFNLSYLFIAHNLSVVEHIADRIAVMYLGKIMELTDRDTLFSDPRHPYTRALFSAIPEITPGKRKKRELLKGDIPSPSSPPSGCCFHTRCPIMVERCKIEIPELRIISEGHQVACHEVHI
- a CDS encoding ABC transporter ATP-binding protein; its protein translation is MNEIVLEVKNLKTHFHTNEGVVPAVDGVDFTLKKGKTLCVVGESGCGKSVTAYTVMRLIPMPPGKVESGEILYKGKNLVKLTENEMRNIRGNEIAMIFQEPMTSLNPVYTIGNQIIEAIVIHQQVKPKEARKRAIKMLTKVGIPDAEKRVDEYPHQMSGGMKQRVMIAMALSCNPDVLIADEPTTALDVTIQAQILDLLQHLQSTEGMSILLITHDLAVVAEVADEVLVMYASKVVEKARVIEVFQNPKHPYTQGLIEAVPQLGNRVDRLNEIPGQVPKPQNYPKGCHFADRCTQVMDICRKKDPGITEVGTDHYVSCFLYEEEK